A stretch of DNA from Oryza brachyantha chromosome 9, ObraRS2, whole genome shotgun sequence:
CCATCTGCATCCCCTCTTGTTTGGAGCATATGAGTCAAACTCCAGGCCCTTTTATGAGTATCTAGAGATTACCCAAATCTCATAGACTGTGACTAGCAGTCGAACTCATATAGGTGTGTTCCTTCTAAGATGTTCTGTAGGTCAACATCTCTGTTTTGGGAAAAACCTCTCGGATCACATTAAGGTATAAGTCATCCTACCATACAGAGTAGAAGAGAAATGCACTATAAAAATGAGTCATTTTAAGGGTCTATTCTCTCAGTtattgttaacaccaaaatttgataaatttccatattggatttggataaggaaaggtgcaacCGCCGACAGATATTTTATCTGGAAGAGACCAAATTCAATAGGGAATCGTAAAGACCAAGGTTTGGCgacataaatttatctattaattagaattagtttagattttatcTCTAGCATATTAGAGTTTGAttgggacttgtttgttttcttttatctattagaaattGTGTCGtgttagaactgtctcggttcagtttGATCTTCTAGTCTAGTTGCgtgattgctagttattgTATTAGTTTCAACTTTGATCAcgttcgtgttttgagttgatctggtcgaccactttagtactgtctcggttaggtccgatctagtagattgcgttcgtcagatggtttatatcagattgatgtattttactcattgttttatcggagtaccagccgataagttactaatcatcggctcattggcttgatagcaatctagatctatttagtatctatcctgatattgctaggtttaatcttgaattgtctcggttgggtccgatcttctatgattattcttagcaatctgggcaatgtattttatagatcttggttgtttatcTGTCGTCTAAAGTCGATGATTTTtgtcgatctacatgcttatcatatttacatcaatagagtagccgattgctttactgcactatttctataccaatcggcttgatttagattagatcggcagttatttatgttgcatcggcttatgagaattacatgcaagttggttttagccgatcgtaacacatgattcattgtttattccaagtaattcgtcggtttatttattagccttatcgatcttcatgtttcctctAATCATAttgtgctcgactgcataatgtcttggttaagtccaatctctgcacGTCTAGTTCAATCTAGTGATAGGgactcgtccgatcgactaagattaataagtaacttggtggattacgttggtttaatatttaatttcaagtctatttctattggtgtttctagccgatccatgTTTTTAGAGCCGATCGCTCATtctatcggctaaccattgTAGCATCAACATCCAATCGGGTAGACTTTTTAGTTACGTATTGGCTCGATAGCCAATCGACTTGTTTTACTACTTattcttgtcagttgcaggatcaaactgactggcacgtccgCGCACCttttctaagatttaggtcatgcactggagctgtctaagattgacttccaggccttcgtgtgtgacacatcagatcatatttttgacgtcaacagttATACAACAGCTTGTCTCACCATCCAAATTCACAGGATCTCCGATCACAATGGATAGGTTTCTACTATTGTGCAACTTTAGGTGGGTCTCAAACCCATTTCCCTCGATGCATTGTCTATCACATTACGTGATAGTCCCTTGGCGAACTGATCTACCAGGTTTTTAGCCGTCTGGACATAATCCAATGCTATCACTTCGaagtttttctgttttctgaCAGACTTCAGTCTTCTCTTTACATGCCTAGATGACTTAATGTTGTCTATTGAACTGTTCACCTTAATAATCATTGTTTCATTATCACAGTTCATTAGAATTGTTGGTTCTGGTTTTTCAACCACCGGCAAATCCATCACGAGTTCACGAAGCCACTCGGCCTCAACTGTGGCAGTATCTAGTGCTATGAGTTCTGCTTCCATTGTTGACCTCGTTAAGATGGTCTGTTTGCAAGACTTCTAGAAAACAACGTCACCTTCAAGTGTGAATACGTATCCACTTGTGGTCTTTATCTCATTAGCATCAGATATCCAGTTAGAATCACTATACCCTTCTAGCACTTTTGGGTACCCAGTACAGTGAATTTCAAAACTCATTGTCCCCTTTAGATAGCGCATGACTCTTTCTAGAGCCCACCAGTGATCATCTCCCGGATTTGAAACAAACCGGCTCAGTTTGCCAATAGCAAATGAGATGTCAGGCCTCGTTGCACTGGATAAGTACATCAATGAGCCAATGATTTGGGAGTATCTCAACTGATCCCTTGCTATCCTTCGATTTTTCCTTAATAGCACGCTAGGATCATAAGGAGTAGGAGCTAGCTTGCAGTCACTAAAGCCAAAGCGACTCAAGATCTTGTCCACATAGTGAGATTGCAAAAGTGTAATCTCACCCTCATCTCCTCTCAGTAGCTTAATGTTAAGAATAACATCAGTCACTCCCAAATCCTTCATTTCAAAGCTTTTGGACAGAAAGTCCTTAACCTCAATCACATTGAGGCTGGTTCCAAAGATCAATATGTCATTGACATATGGACACAAGATTACTCCCCCCCCACCACAACGATAGTACACATATTTATCAGCTTCATTCACAACAAAGCCAGCATATGTGAGTGTTGTGTCAAACTTCTAATGCCATTGCTTAGGTGCTTGCTTGAGGACATACAAGGATTTCAACAATTTACACACCATTCTCTCCTGACCTTCTAGTACATAGCCATCTGGTTGATCCATATAGATCTCCTCCTCTAGTTCTCCGTTTAGTAAAGCTGTCTTAACATCCATCTGATGGACGAGAAGACCATGAGAGGCTGCCAGAGCTAACAGTACCCTAATAGTGGTCAAGCGAGCAACAGGTGAGTAAGTATCAAAGAAGTCCTCGCCTTCCTTCTAGGTATAACCCTTGGCCACAAGTCTTGCCTTGTACTTTTCAATTGTACCATCAAGCCTAAGTTTTTTCTTGGAAACCCATTTGCATCCAACAGGCTTGCACCCATATGGACGCTCAACGATTTCCCAAGTACCATTAGATATAATAGAATCCATCTCACTACGTACCGCTTCCTTCCAATAGTCAGTGCCACAAAGGCCTTTGGTGGTCTTATTGGCGGAGATGAATATGCCTCTTCTATGGTTCTTGGAGTATCATCTATGAGATATACAATGTAGTCATCTCCAAAGGATTTTGCAATCCTTTGTCTCTTACTTTTGAGTATCTACAATGTTATTCTCTTTGGGATTTTCCTCAACAGTTTGATCATCGTGTTCTATCGTTTCAAAGTGCTCATGGGATGCAATAGGTTCTTGACCAGAAGTGCtaggtgtactcttcatggaAATTCATTCTCAAAAAATGTAGCGTCTCTGGACTCAAAAATTATACCTATACGTATGTCTGGTACACCAGAGTTTACTATTAAGAATCTATAACCCACGCTATGGATAGCATAACCAAGGAATACACAGTCAACGGTTTTTGGTCCAAGTGTTCGCTTTTTGACTATAGGTACATTCACCTTTGCCAAACAGCCCCATGTGCATAGGTAGGAGATATTTAACCTCTTCTTTTCTCATTCCTTGAATGGTGTTACTTTCTTGTGCTTCATTAGAATTTTATTCCGGACGTGACAAGCAGTCAAAATTGCCTCACCCCACCATTTCTTAGATAGTTCCGCGGTATCTAACATGGCATTCACCATCTCAGTTAGAGCGCGGTTCTTTCTTTCGGCTATCTCATTTGACTGGGGTGAATAGGGAGGTATCCTCTCATGAATAATTCCAAGCTCTTCGCAAAAGGATGTAAACTCATTGGAAAAATATTCTCCACCTCTGTCGGACCCTAAACGTTTGATTTTCCTCTCTAGTTGGTTTTCTACCTCAGCCTTATAAATCATAAAGTAATGCAGCGCttcatcttttgattttaaCAAATACACATAGCAAAATCTAGTGCAATCATCTATCAGTGTCATGAAGTATTTCTTTCCACCTTTAGTCAACATACTGTTCATTTCACACAAGTCTGAATGAACAAGTTCTAGAGGTGCCAAATTTCTCGCCTCTGCTGCCTTGTGAGGCTTGCGAGGTTGTTTCAACTGAACACAAGTATGGCACTTAGAACCTTTGGCAAAAgtaaattttggaattaaactCATGTTGGCTAAGCGCATCATACAACCGAAATTCACATGACAGAGTCGCGAATGCCACACATTGGACTCATCATTCTCACAAATATGGTTCACAACTTTATTATTACACATATCATCGAAAGAAAAAGCGGAACAAGCCTCCGTTGTCGTAGCCTTTACCAATAAAAGTtccatattttgaaacaacacATTTATTGGACTCAAACACAAGTCTAAAACTATCTCTACATAGTAGAGAGCCACTAACTAGATTCTTCTTTATTGAAGGGACATGCTGCACATTCTTGAGTTGCACGGTCTTTCCCGAAGTAAACTTCAGATCGATCGTACCAACACCATGAACAGTCGCAAGTGACCCGTTTTCCATCAACAAGGAGGAAGCTCTCCCGAGCTAGTAAGAAGAAAATAGGGAAATGTCAGCACACACATGAATATTAGCACCTGTTCCTCCGCCCTCACTAATGACCATGTTGGCTCACGATCAGGACAGTTCTTGGCCCAATGCCCGGGTTTACCGCACACAAAGCAGTCACCCTTGGCCTTTTCCTTGCCTTTCTTCTTAAAGGCAGTAGTGGCGTTTGGTTTGACGTTAGGCTTGACTTTCTTCTTATTGTTGTGGGATGCATGAGGGTTCTTCTTCTGCACCAAATTGGCGCTAGAACCCCCCTCTACCTTTTTGCCTTTGCTGTCGTTTGCCCTTGCCTTCTCCTCAACACCCAAGGAGCCAATGAGATCAGTAACACTGAACTCCTGTCTCTTGTGTTTTAGAGAAATAGCAAAATCTGACCAAGAGGATGACAGTTTGGCAATAATGCCACCAGCCACAAACTTGTTAGGCAATTCACAGCGGTTGTTCTCAAGTTCCTTTGCTAGCATCTGAATCTCATGAGCCTGTTCCACTACAGAACGGTCATCGACCATTTTGTAGTAATAGAACTGCTCCATGACATACAGCTCGCTGCCAGCATCGGAAACTCCAAACTTGGCCTCAAGTGCATCCCACATCTCCTTCCCCAAAGGCATGTGCATATACACGTCCACTATGTTGTCGGCCAGTACAGTGATCAATGCCCCACGAAACAGGCAATCCGCCGACTCAAATTTGGCCTCCTCCTCAGGTGAGAGAGGCCTTTCGATCGGTTTGCCTCGTGAGACAAAGAAGCATTGCATGGCTGTCAACCACAGCAGTGCACGTGCTTTCCatcttttataatttgaaccATCAAATGCATGCGGTTTCAAAGTAGCAGCAAAACCAACTACCGAAAAGGACAtataaggtttttggattgttgaaaatatggtcacatttcggcatattttaatccaaaataataaataataagacAATAGGCATGACAAACTTAGGGAATAATCTAACGATTATGAATAGAATATTTGACAGCATGCTTAATATATAGCAAGCACAAGCATCCATTTGATCGTGATATAGCAATGAAATCATTGCTATCAGGCAttcaaaaacattaaacaAAATAGAGGAGAATGTAATATACCCTGAAAATGGCTCTCCGCTGGTGTTTGAGGCAATACTGCCtccgttggtgttgttgttcccGTTGATGTTGCTGTTGCCGTGCGCACCGCCGCCATCCCCATGCGCGCCACCTCTGCCGTGGGCGGCACCACTTCCACTCCCGTTGCCGTTTCTGTCAGTCGACATGGTGCAGTGAGCAGTCGTGCGAATGCactccccaaaaaccttagTACCCATCTACCCGTGCAGGTACTCTGGCGAGAGGGGTTCCAGAGGGCTGCTCGTTCCAAACTCTGGTGCGCGCAAGAGAACAACACCGGGGAGACAGAGAGGTAGCGCAAGAACTCGAGGAAAAActagagaggagaaaaagctATGGAGAAGAACACACCAGCctcgggaagaagaaggaggaatATAAAAACCCCTAAATCCGCGTCCCCTGATCCCGCGATTGCGTTACGGAATTACCGCGCAATCAAATCACGTAATTACCGCTGCGGACGTTACGCAATCACGGGGATTCGCGCAATTAGCGCTGCGGACGTTACGCAATCACGGGGATTCGAAATTCTTTCTTTAACTCCCAGCCGTTGCAAAAAGAAGGGacgggcggagcggccggacGAGCCGACGCCGCGCCACGTCCCGGACCGGCTGGACGTCCGGCCAGCCGacacgcgcgcgcgtgtggcGGCCTCCTACCGTCTCAACTAGTCAACGGGGAGTCTCACTaacctctctatttaagttgagcttcttcacTTTAAATCTCCAAggtggtattattgtctctacTATTCATTGTGGGCTAGTGGAAttttaatcaactttaattgggcctagcccatttTGATTAACAATAAGCATAGTCTTTACCGAGTATTTGAAGGCGTCGTTAGATTATTGGGGCCTCAATGGGTACACACGGGTTAAATCTAAAACCTGTACCCAACCCATAACTTCATGGGGCCCATACCTATAAACTCATGAGTGTGAATATACACCCATACTCGCACCCACTGGGTACAAAACCCGTTGGGGCCCTGGACCCATGGGTCCAATTTCCATCCCTAAAAACCATGAGCCTTTCACTAGGACAAAAgggttttcttcttttttctaataaaattctTGTCATGTCATCAAAAAATCTAATGTGGCACCTAATTAATGTCAAATGAAAGGACCATTGAAAATGGCCTAATACGCACGCCGGTCACTTTGGAGGCTGTTGTACTGTTCTGGTCGGACTTTTGGTTTCAAATTGGCTATCCTCTTTGTTGCATGGCCATCTCGCTATAGCCTCCATTTAGTGGACCTCTGTTTAGTGGAAACGCTGCTATAGGCCATCTGGGCATGTACAACCAACTAGTGTGGTTAGTAATCCCAGTTTGCCGCAGCTGATGTGTTTGTATGGACTGTTATCTTGTAAGACTCCCTGGAGCTATAGGAAGCTCTAATGGCTTAGGCATGTCTCAAGACTCAAGTCGGAGAccacaatttttttgagataCAATAACTATGTAAACTTATTTCTTGGACTCATCTAGTGGTATCATGAGTTATAAGTCCACTAGAGGCTCCTTGTATTGTGGATGCCATAAGATATCCATACCTAAGCCTACTAATGGCCAAACCAAAATTGCCCCACTCCACTTGGGTGTGCAGAACACTCCCCAACCAATCCAATTCAATTCAGGATGTGTGAAACCCAATGAATCCAATCCAATAGGGAAGGAAGATCGAACTAGTCCAAACAAGTGTAGAGAAATGAACTCAATCCATTCCAAACCCATTCCCAAACCAAGTAAACTCCAAAACATTACTCACAGACATCAACTATCCTTCGCTTGCTTTTGCCCGTGCTTCCTCTAGTTGTACCCATCCTTCGCCTTATTGTTTCGCCATTGCTGTTGCCCTTGTGGTTGCTCGAGATGGTGGCATTTTTCCTTCCCTCTACTACTTGCGACTCCTGCTCCTGTGCAAGCACATACATGGATACTAGTAAGCTCGACTATAATTAACTTGGCCTCCGCATCAACCCTACAGCCTCATGCATCATAGCGATGGACTCACTCATTGACTCTGTCGGGTCGTTGTCGGCGTCCTTCGTCGTTGCCATGTTGTCTACCGTGGCCACGATGCTCAACTCTAGCAGGATCCCCACGACATCTCATAAGAAAGTCATGTACGTGGTCACTGTCTTCGCATCCTTAGAGGTTACCCGTTGGTTCTTGGCATAGGTTGCCAGCGCCGTCGTGCCCTACCTCTACCGCACGCTAGAGTTTGACAGCATGGCTGGCACCAAGCAAGCGTGCATAGCTTTGGGCTTGCTCACTGCAGACTTTTTGGACGACATGGTGGTAGTGGCAACTAGAAGGACTTTGATTCACCACTAGACAAGACATGATcacttggtaaaaaaaaccatcaaGGGAAGCTATTCATGGGCCTGGTGAAGCTTGGAAGCCCATTTGATAGGAATGTTTTGTCATCTCATCGTACTCCTTTGTTTGTCGTATTTATTTCCTcagataataaatatttaatattcatgACAAGATTTGATCAATCCTTTAAACCCTTGATcaccaaatttttgaattcaGCATGTTTATCAAATAAAGTTATTCTAGGTCGATGCATTGAAGTTAAGCATTCACAcgttctcttcttttctctagTTACCAAATTGGATGTTTAAGAGCCTCGAAGGTTTTTTAGAGGTAATATATGTAGAAGCTAGCCAGTCACGCACGACCTTATTCAAATTGTTGAAGGAACTTTTTTAGTATCATTGTTTAAGGCTAGCTGAAATATTGACTcgagagaaaggaaaaacaaaaaagacaaaggaaaaaataaggCAAGTATTGCACTTGGCAACATACTTGTATCCTTGCACACCCTCGATCATTTTAGTCGGTGGTAGATATAGAAATTTTCTAGAGTCAAGGCAAAATCTACTATGATGGAGTCCTTGGCATCTATAATCGGCGACTTGGCATGTCCACCACTTGTCATGTGATAGCGAGCTTGAGTAGCCATCAAAGACGACTGAGACTCCCTAAGTGATTCTAGCTCATTATTTCACGCCAATaaatccaaacaaaataaaagaaggTAAACGGATGCATACGTATGCAAACTGCAAGAGAACAATGCATGATGCAGTTTATTGTTCAATTAATATTTCGGTTTTCCTTTATAAATAACAGTTTTCCCTCGAAAGAGCTCTGCAAGAGAAAATAATTCTTCAGATAAAGATTCATTTTACGTTACGACTAATAACGACAACTAGAATAATAGTTGTTAGTGTGTATGACTCTACCTGCCATGATTTAAATCataatgtttataaatataaatatatgtataataacCGCCAGTGTGCATGATCCTACCGTcatgatttaaattataatatttattaatctttAGTTAGTGCTGAGAccaaaaattatgtttttctcTATCCCATGAATAATGGCCGTTACTAGCTGTGAGCTTTGATGTATTTCAATATGAGGTGCTATCAATAATTTACTGCTAGCTTTGGCCCGTCCATAAAATAGATGGATTATATTACTCCATACTAAACATGGTTAATGTGTTGGCATTCTTAAATCCATCCCATAAATTTTCTTGCATTAATGCCCTATAGCCTAAAAcaaatttccttttcttttcccccaGAAACGAGTCGGACAGTTGACACTAGGGGGTGTGTGTGGTgtcatctccttcctcctccccgtcACGAGCAAAACCAAAGCGACAGTAAGCGACGCTCGCGTCATCACTGACACATGGGGCCCGTCCCGTGCTGGCCCACACTGTCATTGACTAGAGTGAGGCACTACCCTGGCCTGGGCCTCCTCGCCTCGGAGCCCCCGCACACGTGAGCTGCGCCGCGCGCGACTCCCGCTGACCTGCGTTGACCGGCGGCGCAGCAGGGCCCCATCTGTCAGCGACACGTCCACCCTTCACGGCGGTCGCGTGCCAGGACCGGAGGGCTGATCTCTCGCGGCTTCGACCGACCGCCCCATTGACCCTTACAGCCACTGCGGGTGGGTCCCGCGCTGACCTatgtcccacctgtcagtgactgttcGGTGGATAGAGACGCGCAGCCGTCactggctttttttttttttggccgtTGCTGCATATAAAGCATGCCGCGTTCACATGGTTGTAGTGCCAAATCTACCAACTCTTCTTCTCCCCTCCGCTCGCCCGCTCCGttcgacgtcgccggcgagccgccgccgccgccggagagaaATAAGAGGGGCCGCGACCGGTCAGGGCGGGGCGCATGGAGGCGAGGAGGGTTgttgtggtggtgggcggcggcgccggggcgggCCGGCTCAACCCGGACGCGAGGGAGTTCGTGCcgtggtggcgccgccgccacgacgCCGGGACCTCGAAGCTCTCCGCCGACGCGCCGGAGTTCGTGTACGAAGGCTGGTTCTGCTGGCGATCAGGCGGCGATGatctcaccgccgccgccgccgccgccgccgaggacggcgacggcgcggcgccggatCGTCATCAGCTCGTCGTCTCGGAGCGCCTCCTCAACCCGGACGCGCCGGAGTTCACGTTCACCCCGATCCGCCGGAGAACacccccctccgccgccgccgccgggaatggcatcatctcctcctccatccgCTCCTGGAGTGTAAGCAAGGGGGCAACTTACTTGCATTCCATGGATCTCTTTCGAATCATCGATCAAATTCGAATTTTGATTTCGATCTCGATTTCGAAATTTTTCTATCCTTTTTTGTATGTCATTACGATCTTGTTCAGGTAAATCCTGATGCATGCAAAGACGACTTTACGCTTTCCTTTTcgggtggcgccggcgggtAGTTGCAGCGTGGAAATCGAGGCGATCGGTCGGGAGGGTTTTACGTTTTCGGTATAGGGATAGCGTCAGACCGAGGTGGTTGCTCATTCACTGAGAGCTTCAAAGAAACACAAGATTTAGGGAGTTGTTGCATGCTTTGAGTGCTTTGCTAGCTTCTCTCTTTTATTTGGATAATTATAAGGAGGGACTTAATATCTCTATTATCATTCTTGATATAGAAGAAAATTGGCGAGAGAACATGCGCTAGAGCGGACTCGAACACGACTCGACCTGACCTCCTGGGCGGCTCCGTAACCACTGGGCTACGGCGCCATTCTCTTGACTGCTTGTCTTTATTGGTTATTATTTATTCAAGCCGTATTTATATATTCCGACATGAggatattatattatatattaaaaagataaaagatatatCATGCATTTCCGAGGGCTTTATCCATGTTGGCGTCATGCTCTTTGATGTTATTTGGTTTGAAATGATGGttacataaaagaaattaacccCTAGATGTTTGGCTCCCCCTGTTCTTCAGGGGCTGTTGTTGTCCTCTCCCCTTGATTTTAGACTTTAAATATTTCCTATTTAGTCAGGTACCACTTTTGGTTCCACCTatctttttcctctttctctGTCTGTTCCAAATCTCATGAACAGCTACTTTCCTAAAGTTTGATATATGGTGCATATGCATAAAGTTTTGTCTTCTTTTTCACCCCTTTTTTTGCTGTTTggatttctatatataatgctTCTTATCAAATGCATCTTATTTTATCTAATGAAGATCAAAATTATGCGCAATCTACCGCCGTCATAACACATCATCTTTAAATTGGGAATTTAATTTGCTATAGTTTTGAGGCtcctaattattaattattttttctgtgacatttttttttattcttatagaGGAGGGATGGTAGAAACTCGCGACAAGGAAAGGCTCCGTTTTCTTCCCGGGTTCGAAGGGCCCAGAAGGAAGAGTTTGTGAGAAGAACAATTTTTGTAACCGATATTGACCATACTGTAAGAGACTGATATTTTCACATGGATTATCTATAATGCGATCGATgatctttatttttcaatggCATTCATACTTCTGTTAAtgtaaaatatgatatattatctgtgattatatatgcattttgtTTCTGAAAGATAAGGTTTATGCATATTTCAGGTTACTGAGGACATGCTGGCTGAACTGTTTGGGAGCTATTGCAGCGTACGTCTCTTGCTTCTTCCCATGTACttcccatgttttttttatttgacgcttaacttttaaatttttttatgaaatatgtaaaattataagtcatgtttaaagtttctataaaaaataattactaattatataaacatttttgtataagacgaatggtagacctaaaaatcaacagcgttaaatgaataaaacagagagagtatatatatgtcatattATACACACTGTTAGCTTTACTGTGGATTAATTTCTAGCTATATATCCGTTACTTCTATTTCTTGCATGTACATATATGAGTTAATCGGTACAGTGACATATAAACTCATATATATGAGAGAAATAGACCCATTTGTGACAAAAAATCAATATGCAATGTGTTGTTAATATTTGTAACGTACCtttcttctcatttttctCAACATGTATATACGTTCATATTCATATTAAAACTGCAGCACCATACACTTTACTTCTTGTCAGATATCCTTTCAAAGATACACCTGGATCAAATGAAACTCTTAGAAGTATGTGATAGAACTATAGGACCTCTAGGTGTCGATCTAGTGTTAGGTATCAAGGTCGTTAGTTCACAGGGTTTTGAGAGAGAAAGCTACACCTTCAGTCTTCGAGGAtgaggcggccatggcgatggcAGTGGTGGTGAGATTTTCCCGCTCACTTCAGTGCTGTTCAGATCAGTAGGGTTAAGTTCTAGGGTTTTGTGAGGAGCACTTGTGCACGATGAACCGAATTGGGTTGCGTGCGCCAACGGCtctacttttctttttatacagcTGCGTGAGGAGGGGGCCCACAACCATTGTACGGCTGGCGCCCCCGATCAGCGCGTGTAGGCGGAGTGGGGATCGGGAAACCAATCCCCCGGAGATCGGATCAATCTTAACTAATAGTATGTATGCACCAGTTATGAAATTTTATACGGACATGATTAATTTCTCGTttttaaacatgcatgcaagtcCTGTTATCGTGTACATCACTTCAGGAgagattttgtttataagatGGTCTCCTTATTTGGTTCTACTAAAGATAATATTTCCATAAAGTTAGCTTTTAAGTGAATGTGATTTAACATCatatgttgcaacaggccgtGGTGGCGGATTGTCGCATCTGTGGAGACCCCACATCTGGGCTTAGGTTTGCATTCATTGAATTTCAAGATGAGGGTAAGTTGCACATTTCCAACCCCAATTAATCTTGTTTATGATCAATATAAGTCAGGACTGAGAGGTGCTCATAAAAATGTAGTCTGAAACTATAACCATTGCAACCCTTTTTCAGATGATGCATATGCTGCATTGGACCTTGATGGCTATGTTCTGGGCATTTGCCCTC
This window harbors:
- the LOC102710237 gene encoding polyadenylate-binding protein-interacting protein 8-like; its protein translation is MEARRVVVVVGGGAGAGRLNPDAREFVPWWRRRHDAGTSKLSADAPEFVYEGWFCWRSGGDDLTAAAAAAAEDGDGAAPDRHQLVVSERLLNPDAPEFTFTPIRRRTPPSAAAAGNGIISSSIRSWSRRDGRNSRQGKAPFSSRVRRAQKEEFVRRTIFVTDIDHTVTEDMLAELFGSYCSAVVADCRICGDPTSGLRFAFIEFQDEDDAYAALDLDGYVLGICPLRVAPSKTAIMPVNPSFLPQSDAEREMCSRTIYCTNIDKSVTKSDLKYFCEEYFGQVSRIRLLGDDQHATRIAFIEFAEVNGAINALNSSGIFASGQPIRMCPSKTPIRTDHLPRRPIV